In one Streptomyces sp. NBC_01241 genomic region, the following are encoded:
- a CDS encoding ATP-binding SpoIIE family protein phosphatase has product MQRDIVQRPGNTVGHADARPVARTSLPGNLLAPSAGRRFVEAALTEWSGLGLPAAVGFSERLADDAAVVVSELVTNAVVHAGTNVELLCRLEEATEDEAAALVLEVSDHHPARAVRSERPEDGDPADAAESGATTGSADPAEYGRGLQLVGTLAERWGITYRTGLKTVWARLPVDDWNPFPEPSTEPGFQQGLRAAELLAPSARRALRDGADWAGRGALSFLAEASDLLAGQLDEDIVAALAGQLLVPRLADWCAIWLEPENGGPAAVPRLASVWHRDEAETGQLRTLLEQDPIRLPERVGTGPVSLPWPGGEEDGEKVDEPPESALAYRITSGGRTLGAVFLGREGTARVPDEVTALIEDFVRRVGLAVGAARAYTRQATISRILQRALLPGKVADIPGVTSSLVYEPSDDGVVGGDFYDIFPCPGDRWCFVLGDVQGSGPEAAVVTGLARPWLRLLAREGFGVGEVLDRLNRLLLDDAMEAAEAAALMVAAAGGQQTADTGQSRFLSLLYGELVPLPDGGVCCTVASAGHPLPLHLRPDGSVRPAAEPQMLLGIFDDVAYESQSFDLAPGDSLLCVTDGVTERRSGALMFDDGDGLARALADCAGLSADGIADRIKRAVHEFAERPPDDDLALLVLQAG; this is encoded by the coding sequence TTGCAGCGGGACATCGTTCAACGTCCCGGCAACACCGTCGGCCATGCGGACGCACGGCCCGTCGCCCGTACGTCCCTGCCCGGAAACCTCCTCGCACCCTCCGCCGGCCGCCGGTTCGTCGAGGCGGCGCTCACCGAATGGAGCGGGCTCGGACTGCCGGCGGCCGTGGGCTTCAGCGAGCGGCTGGCCGACGACGCGGCGGTCGTCGTCAGCGAGCTGGTCACCAACGCGGTCGTGCACGCCGGGACCAACGTCGAGCTGCTGTGCCGGCTGGAGGAGGCCACCGAGGACGAGGCCGCGGCTCTGGTGTTGGAGGTCTCCGACCATCACCCGGCCCGCGCCGTGCGCAGCGAACGTCCGGAGGACGGCGACCCGGCCGACGCGGCGGAGAGCGGGGCCACCACCGGCTCCGCCGATCCCGCCGAGTACGGCCGTGGACTCCAGCTCGTCGGTACCCTGGCCGAGCGCTGGGGCATCACCTACCGCACCGGCCTCAAGACGGTCTGGGCCCGGCTCCCCGTCGACGACTGGAACCCGTTCCCCGAACCGTCCACCGAGCCCGGATTCCAGCAGGGACTGCGCGCCGCCGAACTGCTCGCCCCCAGCGCCCGGCGGGCCCTGCGCGACGGCGCGGACTGGGCGGGCCGCGGCGCTCTCTCGTTCCTCGCCGAGGCCTCGGACCTGCTCGCCGGCCAGCTCGACGAGGACATCGTGGCGGCGCTCGCCGGACAGTTACTGGTGCCCAGACTCGCCGACTGGTGCGCGATCTGGCTGGAACCCGAGAACGGCGGTCCCGCGGCAGTGCCCCGGCTCGCCAGCGTCTGGCACCGCGACGAGGCCGAGACCGGGCAGCTGCGTACGCTGCTGGAGCAGGACCCGATCCGGCTGCCCGAGCGGGTGGGCACCGGGCCCGTCTCGCTGCCCTGGCCCGGGGGAGAGGAGGACGGCGAGAAGGTCGACGAGCCCCCCGAGTCCGCTCTCGCCTACCGGATCACCTCGGGCGGCCGGACCCTCGGCGCCGTATTCCTCGGCCGCGAGGGCACCGCACGCGTCCCCGACGAAGTGACCGCCCTGATCGAGGACTTCGTACGTCGTGTCGGCCTCGCCGTCGGCGCCGCCCGCGCGTACACCCGGCAGGCCACCATCAGCCGCATCCTGCAACGCGCACTGCTGCCCGGCAAGGTCGCCGACATACCCGGCGTCACCAGCTCACTGGTGTACGAACCCAGTGACGACGGGGTCGTCGGCGGAGACTTCTACGACATCTTCCCGTGCCCCGGCGACCGCTGGTGCTTCGTTCTCGGCGACGTCCAGGGCAGCGGCCCCGAAGCCGCCGTCGTCACCGGTCTGGCCCGGCCCTGGCTGCGGCTGCTGGCCCGTGAGGGTTTCGGCGTCGGCGAGGTGCTGGACCGGCTCAACCGGCTGCTCCTGGACGATGCGATGGAGGCCGCCGAGGCGGCCGCGCTCATGGTGGCGGCGGCGGGCGGCCAGCAGACGGCGGACACCGGGCAGTCCCGCTTCCTCTCCCTGCTGTATGGGGAACTGGTGCCGCTGCCCGACGGCGGCGTGTGCTGCACCGTGGCCAGCGCCGGCCACCCGCTGCCCCTGCATCTGCGGCCCGACGGCTCGGTGCGCCCGGCCGCCGAGCCGCAGATGCTGCTCGGGATCTTCGACGACGTCGCGTACGAGAGCCAGAGCTTCGACCTGGCACCGGGCGACAGTCTGCTGTGCGTCACGGACGGCGTGACGGAGCGGCGCTCCGGGGCGCTGATGTTCGATGACGGGGACGGTCTGGCCCGTGCGCTGGCCGACTGCGCCGGGCTGTCGGCGGACGGGATCGCGGACCGCATCAAGCGGGCTGTGCACGAATTCGCCGAGCGGCCGCCCGACGACGATCTGGCGCTGCTGGTGCTGCAGGCGGGGTGA